Genomic window (Melioribacteraceae bacterium):
ACTGAGTCGGAAGGAGAAATTTCAAATGAATTTGAAATGATCGGTTTAACAGGTTCAATAGTAAGAGGTGGCTCAACAGACTTTAATTCAACTTTTTTAACAGGAGATATATCTCCATTGCTTAATAGTGATGTAAAATAATTTTTCCAATAGTCACTCACACTTTCTGGGTTTTCCAAATAATTTTCTAATAAATCTGAAACGAACCCGAAGTTAAAACCAAAGTGTTCGAATAGTACTTTATGATAACGAGATATGTCCATTAAAAATTTGCCTTTATTTTTTAGTTTTAACAATTAAATTGATCCAAACGTTCGATTTCGAATAAAAAAGTAGCGGATGAATAATTATTCAAAAATCCGCATAAATGTATGAAATAAAAATCTACCTTAGCCTCCAAATAATTGCAATACACTATAAAATTTCATAGTTTCGCACCACTTTTATAATGGAGTATTAAAAAGAATGAAAACTGAATGCCCAGTATGCGGTGCCGAAGTTGAATTAGCCGCAGACGCCGTTCAAGGTGAATTATTAGAGTGCCCGGAATGTGGTACCGAATTAGAAGTAATTTCTGTAAATCCTCCAGTAGTTCAAGAAGCTCCTCAAGAAGAAGAAGATTGGGGACAATAATTTGGTCTGGGTTTTAGATTCCACATTAAGGGAAGGGGAACAAACACCCGGTGTTTATTTTGATAAACACATCAAACTTGCAATAGCCAATTTACTAGATGAAATTGGTGTAGAAATTATTGAAGCAGGCCATCCAATGGTTACCTCCGAAATTCATGAAGCTGTAAAATCAATCGCTCAAAAAGGTTATAGAAGTATAGTTGGCGCGCATTCCCGTTCTTTAAAATCCGATGTTGATTTAGCATTAGAATGTGGAGTAGGTTTTATCGGAATATTTTATTGTGTCTCCGATGAAAGACTTGAAACAGTATTTAAAAAAGATTTAGATTCTGCAATTTCACTAATTACGGATGTTAT
Coding sequences:
- the lysW gene encoding lysine biosynthesis protein LysW; protein product: MKTECPVCGAEVELAADAVQGELLECPECGTELEVISVNPPVVQEAPQEEEDWGQ